The following are encoded in a window of Miltoncostaea marina genomic DNA:
- a CDS encoding acetoacetate decarboxylase family protein: protein MPGLPGRFTPDRFGFSMPPSDPPFDTPPYYYRGIEMMAFAYETDDEAAAAIVPEGLTIAHSPAIAQLIFTNFHFSTLGAYTEAILGVSCLWQGEPVTYCSNLLVTNEVGLIGGREPYGFPKLFGEVEWVKEHEIISAYAERPKGKRICTGVMRPRDILRPEDVVTPPLVTLKIIPSPEEGAPPEVCELVRTPLEFELIVGSDGRGEGFSGPGNVTFDSPSAVDPWHRMPVRRMVASSWGRYNFVLPYGEVIKRYEVTTAAQPVEPAPLDAAGV, encoded by the coding sequence CGCCCTACTACTACCGCGGCATCGAGATGATGGCGTTCGCCTACGAGACCGACGACGAGGCGGCCGCCGCCATCGTCCCGGAGGGCCTCACGATCGCCCACTCGCCGGCGATCGCGCAGCTGATCTTCACCAACTTCCACTTCTCGACGCTCGGCGCCTACACCGAGGCGATCCTGGGCGTGAGCTGCCTGTGGCAGGGCGAGCCCGTCACCTACTGCTCCAACCTGCTGGTCACCAACGAGGTCGGCCTGATCGGCGGCCGCGAGCCGTACGGCTTCCCCAAGCTGTTCGGCGAGGTGGAGTGGGTGAAGGAGCACGAGATCATCTCGGCCTACGCCGAGCGCCCGAAGGGCAAGCGCATCTGCACGGGCGTGATGCGCCCGCGCGACATCCTGCGCCCGGAGGACGTCGTGACCCCGCCGCTCGTCACGCTCAAGATCATCCCGAGCCCCGAGGAGGGCGCCCCGCCGGAGGTCTGCGAGCTGGTGCGCACGCCGCTCGAGTTCGAGCTCATCGTGGGCTCCGACGGCCGCGGCGAGGGCTTCTCGGGCCCGGGCAACGTCACGTTCGACTCGCCCTCGGCGGTCGACCCGTGGCACCGCATGCCGGTGCGCCGCATGGTCGCCTCGAGCTGGGGCCGGTACAACTTCGTGCTGCCCTACGGCGAGGTGATCAAGCGCTACGAGGTCACGACGGCGGCCCAGCCGGTCGAGCCGGCGCCGCTCGACGCCGCCGGCGTCTGA
- a CDS encoding biotin transporter BioY has product MGLAVGLMTIASQVSIPWHPVPLTGGTFGALLIGGLLGLRRAFTALAIYLGIGAAGAGVFADWSGGWDYVTGSTGGYLVGYVVCACIVGWFADRGASRNVMTMVGVMVIANAAIYAFGASWLANWTPPGADAALGWEQAYELGIQPFVPGDVVKLFFAAALLPGGWQLLRLIERRRGAGR; this is encoded by the coding sequence GTGGGTCTCGCGGTCGGCCTGATGACCATCGCGTCGCAGGTCAGCATCCCCTGGCACCCGGTCCCGCTGACCGGCGGCACCTTCGGCGCCCTCCTGATCGGCGGCCTGCTCGGCCTGCGCCGCGCGTTCACCGCGCTCGCCATCTACCTCGGCATCGGCGCGGCCGGCGCCGGCGTCTTCGCCGACTGGAGCGGCGGCTGGGATTACGTCACCGGATCGACCGGCGGCTACCTCGTGGGCTACGTGGTGTGCGCCTGCATCGTCGGCTGGTTCGCCGACCGCGGCGCCTCGCGCAACGTCATGACGATGGTCGGCGTGATGGTGATCGCCAACGCCGCCATCTACGCCTTCGGCGCGTCCTGGCTCGCCAACTGGACCCCGCCCGGCGCCGACGCGGCGCTCGGCTGGGAGCAGGCCTATGAGCTCGGCATCCAGCCCTTCGTGCCGGGTGACGTGGTGAAGCTCTTCTTCGCCGCCGCCCTGCTGCCGGGCGGCTGGCAGCTGCTGCGGCTGATCGAGCGGCGCCGGGGCGCCGGCCGCTGA
- a CDS encoding proprotein convertase P-domain-containing protein: MKLTSHLGRGLAVGGAIAAVGAAGLTMTDRALAAAPDAPANAGATETRTFASEGAQNGLTVGVAPTATDPVESQIVVSGAESVIRDVDVRTFIEHTASGDLDIELESPEGTVVKLVVGNNGAVGSNDSFDGTLWDDSATELATDTTYPAPDGAVPELVPQGALGKFIGEDPNGTWILRVLDANDDADGGTLGSWQLALTTQATAPQLTATEHPSSIGTPLPVPDATDDGGTVTPGGVTHEIVVSGAKDYLWDANVVTDATHSVNVGDLRIRVTNPQGRTVVLSTNNNGGAGFYEDRLFDDSAAALVSTTASDTDPVVPEGALAALVGGNPNGTWTIEVLDSLVGDDQGSLAGWTLQLQSTDAATNGGGTPPPGTPPTTPTPPESTREVCLPQAPQPAPDRSKSGTVTVSTAQLRINQRIYQAAVRRANAVQKWLDAGLVKDDFCGGAIGAKQLGQGLTAGTLPAAQALTPPKPRPVVVEQGQTSSSARFQLTAAQLLINQRVAQAAVRRANGLEKRLDGGLTGGDIRDGQVSQDKLAERLTVTAAAPVAQPAASTTEIAARSGQGGTVRMTAGQLLVNQRIGQAAIRRLNALTARIESGITRSDVRAGSITAADLAPDLRK, translated from the coding sequence ATGAAGCTCACATCGCATCTGGGCCGCGGGCTGGCCGTGGGCGGCGCGATCGCCGCCGTCGGCGCCGCCGGCCTGACCATGACCGACCGCGCGCTCGCGGCCGCGCCGGACGCGCCGGCGAACGCGGGCGCCACGGAGACGCGCACGTTCGCGAGCGAAGGCGCGCAGAACGGCCTGACGGTCGGCGTCGCGCCGACCGCGACGGATCCCGTCGAGTCCCAGATCGTCGTCTCGGGCGCCGAGAGCGTCATCCGCGACGTCGACGTGCGCACGTTCATCGAGCACACCGCCTCGGGCGACCTCGACATCGAGCTCGAGTCGCCGGAGGGGACGGTCGTGAAGCTCGTCGTGGGCAACAACGGCGCCGTGGGCTCGAACGACAGCTTCGACGGAACGCTGTGGGACGACTCCGCCACCGAGCTCGCAACCGACACGACGTACCCCGCGCCCGACGGCGCCGTCCCGGAGCTCGTGCCCCAGGGCGCGCTCGGGAAGTTCATCGGCGAGGACCCGAACGGCACGTGGATCCTGCGGGTGCTGGACGCGAACGACGACGCCGACGGCGGCACGCTCGGAAGCTGGCAGCTCGCGCTGACCACCCAGGCGACCGCGCCGCAGCTCACGGCGACGGAGCACCCCTCGAGCATCGGCACGCCGCTCCCGGTGCCGGACGCGACCGACGACGGCGGAACGGTGACGCCGGGCGGCGTCACGCACGAGATCGTCGTCTCGGGCGCGAAGGACTACCTCTGGGACGCGAACGTCGTCACCGACGCGACCCATTCCGTGAACGTGGGCGACCTGCGCATCCGCGTGACGAACCCGCAGGGCCGCACGGTCGTGCTGAGCACGAACAACAACGGCGGCGCGGGCTTCTACGAGGACCGGCTGTTCGACGACTCGGCGGCCGCGCTCGTGTCGACGACGGCCTCCGACACCGATCCGGTCGTGCCTGAAGGCGCGCTCGCGGCGCTCGTGGGCGGCAACCCGAACGGCACCTGGACCATCGAGGTGCTGGACAGCCTGGTCGGCGACGACCAGGGCTCGCTGGCCGGCTGGACGCTCCAGCTGCAGTCGACCGACGCGGCGACGAACGGTGGCGGCACCCCGCCCCCGGGCACCCCGCCGACCACGCCGACACCGCCCGAGAGCACGCGCGAGGTCTGCCTGCCCCAGGCGCCGCAGCCGGCGCCCGACCGCTCGAAGTCGGGCACCGTCACGGTCAGCACGGCGCAGCTGCGGATCAACCAGCGCATCTACCAGGCCGCCGTCCGGCGCGCCAACGCCGTGCAGAAGTGGCTCGACGCGGGCCTCGTGAAGGACGACTTCTGCGGCGGCGCCATCGGCGCGAAGCAGCTCGGCCAGGGGCTCACCGCCGGCACGCTGCCGGCCGCGCAGGCCCTCACGCCGCCGAAGCCCCGCCCGGTGGTCGTCGAGCAGGGGCAGACGAGCTCCAGCGCGCGCTTCCAGCTCACGGCGGCGCAGCTGCTGATCAATCAGCGGGTCGCCCAGGCGGCCGTGCGCCGGGCCAACGGGCTCGAGAAGCGGCTCGACGGGGGCCTGACCGGCGGCGACATCCGCGACGGCCAGGTCTCGCAGGACAAGCTCGCCGAGCGTCTGACGGTCACCGCGGCGGCGCCCGTCGCGCAGCCGGCCGCCTCGACGACCGAGATCGCGGCCCGGTCCGGGCAGGGCGGCACGGTGCGGATGACCGCCGGCCAGCTGCTCGTCAACCAGCGCATCGGGCAGGCCGCCATCCGGCGCCTCAACGCGCTGACCGCGCGGATCGAGTCGGGCATCACGCGCTCCGACGTCCGCGCGGGGTCGATCACGGCCGCCGACCTCGCGCCCGACCTGCGCAAGTAG
- a CDS encoding cytochrome P450, with the protein MAAMPSERAPDSTLALLRDPYGWIGRRCDAHGSDAFAARLLLQPTICMRGADAARLFYDERRFARATAAPRRLRATLFGRGGVQTLDDAEHAARRALFLRALAPDRVDALATRVADAWGVRIARWEDRERVVLADEVGELLCEAACAWAGVPLGPAEVPRRTRAMHLMIDSAAAVGPLHLRGRRGRGRAERWAARLVRRARRGRLAVEPGTALHLLAGHRDPGGRLLPPRVAAVELLNLLRPTVAVDRFVVFCALALVEHPEWRERLRDDPSLTGPFVQEVRRTAPFFPAVAARVRATFEWRGMRFPAGRRALLDLYGTDHDGRVWDDPRRFRPERFLEREPGPFELVPQGGGGAVRGHRCPGEALTIALMRVSVDALVRRMRYDVPPQDLRPRRSPRAPALPASGFAIARVRRAGPVPLDGPGAVSAA; encoded by the coding sequence ATGGCCGCCATGCCCTCGGAGCGGGCGCCCGACAGCACGCTCGCGCTCCTGCGGGACCCGTACGGCTGGATCGGCCGCCGCTGCGACGCGCACGGCTCCGACGCCTTCGCCGCCCGCCTGCTGCTGCAGCCGACGATCTGCATGCGCGGCGCCGACGCGGCCCGGCTCTTCTACGACGAGCGCCGGTTCGCCCGCGCCACGGCGGCGCCGCGGCGGCTGCGCGCGACCCTGTTCGGCCGCGGCGGCGTGCAGACGCTGGACGACGCCGAGCACGCGGCCCGCCGCGCGCTGTTCCTGCGCGCGCTGGCGCCCGACCGCGTCGACGCGCTCGCGACCCGCGTCGCCGACGCCTGGGGCGTGCGCATCGCCCGCTGGGAGGACCGCGAGCGGGTCGTGCTCGCCGACGAGGTGGGCGAGCTGCTGTGCGAGGCCGCCTGCGCGTGGGCGGGCGTGCCGCTCGGGCCCGCCGAGGTGCCGCGGCGCACCCGCGCGATGCACCTGATGATCGACAGCGCCGCCGCGGTGGGCCCCCTGCACCTGCGCGGGCGGCGCGGCCGCGGCCGCGCCGAGCGGTGGGCCGCGCGGCTGGTGCGCCGCGCGCGCCGGGGGCGGCTCGCCGTCGAGCCCGGGACGGCCCTGCACCTGCTCGCGGGGCACCGCGACCCCGGCGGCAGGTTGCTGCCGCCCCGCGTCGCGGCCGTCGAGCTGCTCAACCTGCTGCGCCCCACCGTGGCGGTCGACCGCTTCGTGGTGTTCTGCGCCCTCGCGCTCGTCGAGCACCCGGAGTGGCGCGAGCGGCTGCGCGACGATCCGTCGCTGACCGGCCCGTTCGTGCAGGAGGTGCGCCGCACCGCGCCGTTCTTCCCGGCGGTGGCGGCGCGCGTGCGGGCGACCTTCGAGTGGCGCGGGATGCGCTTCCCGGCCGGGCGGCGCGCGCTGCTCGACCTGTACGGCACCGACCACGACGGGCGCGTCTGGGACGACCCCCGCCGCTTCCGGCCCGAGCGCTTCCTCGAGCGCGAGCCCGGACCGTTCGAGCTGGTGCCGCAGGGCGGCGGGGGCGCGGTGCGCGGCCACCGCTGCCCCGGCGAGGCGCTCACGATCGCGCTCATGCGGGTGAGCGTCGACGCCCTCGTGCGCCGTATGCGGTACGACGTGCCGCCCCAGGACCTGCGCCCCCGCCGCTCGCCGCGCGCCCCCGCACTTCCGGCGAGCGGCTTCGCCATCGCGCGGGTCCGCCGCGCAGGGCCCGTCCCCCTCGATGGTCCAGGGGCTGTGAGCGCCGCGTAA
- a CDS encoding DUF5718 family protein translates to MIDLDLAGLRGAFGAGVAGNFAGHLEQAGEAADFAAVATGPDEAPKGVFPWYVPGAPGFLGVFPLSHDRLARPRPDGGPVNLQIEPEAGVLMDVRYAADGAVEGLAPRALGAFNDCSIRRPGAPKISHKKNWGPDSKGVARRAFAVDDLDPAGPTASFRLASFLRRDGVARAYGIDSPLPGYSYYGARLLDWIADRLRHQAGDAPGSPLEPVGEYLAAAGRPATLLVGIGATRYTPLGESTYLEAGDEAVVVVYDASRCPSERVEAAVERGEEGDLPAASVLTQAVYAAG, encoded by the coding sequence GTGATCGACCTCGACCTGGCCGGGCTGCGCGGCGCCTTCGGCGCCGGCGTCGCCGGCAACTTCGCCGGCCACCTCGAGCAGGCGGGCGAGGCGGCCGACTTCGCGGCCGTCGCGACCGGCCCCGACGAGGCGCCGAAGGGCGTCTTCCCCTGGTACGTGCCCGGCGCCCCCGGCTTCCTCGGCGTCTTCCCGCTCTCGCACGACCGGCTGGCGCGCCCGCGGCCGGACGGCGGGCCGGTCAACCTGCAGATCGAGCCCGAGGCGGGTGTGCTCATGGACGTCCGCTACGCCGCGGACGGCGCCGTGGAGGGGCTCGCGCCGCGGGCGCTGGGCGCGTTCAACGACTGCTCGATCCGGCGGCCGGGGGCGCCCAAGATCAGCCACAAGAAGAACTGGGGGCCCGACTCGAAGGGGGTCGCGCGGCGGGCGTTCGCCGTCGACGACCTCGACCCGGCCGGCCCGACGGCGTCCTTCCGGCTCGCGAGCTTCCTGCGCCGCGACGGGGTGGCCCGCGCCTACGGCATCGACAGCCCGCTCCCCGGCTACTCCTACTACGGCGCCCGTCTGCTCGACTGGATCGCCGACCGCCTGCGCCACCAGGCCGGCGACGCGCCGGGGTCGCCGCTCGAGCCCGTGGGCGAGTACCTGGCCGCCGCGGGGCGGCCCGCGACGCTGCTGGTCGGCATCGGCGCCACCCGCTACACGCCCCTCGGCGAGTCGACGTACCTCGAGGCCGGCGACGAGGCCGTCGTCGTGGTCTACGACGCGTCGCGATGCCCGTCCGAGCGGGTGGAGGCGGCGGTGGAGCGCGGCGAGGAGGGCGATCTGCCCGCAGCCTCCGTGCTCACCCAGGCGGTGTACGCCGCCGGCTGA
- a CDS encoding GPR1/FUN34/YaaH family transporter, with amino-acid sequence MSAAPGPEARVVLRPLATPLPLGFLALAGGTLMMSGLELGWIGASEREQVGVILLAFVVPLQLVSSVLGFAARDVVAGTAMGVLAGTWLSSSLVLLTTAAGARSDALGTILALAAVALLVPALAAAGTKVVPAAVVATSSARFAVTGADELGAEAMRRPAGVVGLALCALAVYAALALALEDARGRTVLPVGRRGGGRRAIDGSLADQLADVAREAGVRRGL; translated from the coding sequence GTGAGCGCCGCGCCCGGCCCCGAGGCGCGGGTGGTGCTGCGCCCGCTCGCCACGCCCCTGCCGCTGGGCTTCCTGGCGCTGGCCGGCGGCACGCTGATGATGTCCGGGCTCGAGCTCGGCTGGATCGGGGCGTCCGAGCGCGAGCAGGTGGGCGTGATCCTGCTCGCCTTCGTGGTGCCGCTGCAGCTCGTGTCGTCGGTGCTCGGGTTCGCCGCGCGGGACGTGGTCGCGGGGACGGCGATGGGGGTGCTCGCCGGCACGTGGCTGTCGTCGTCGCTCGTCCTGCTGACGACGGCGGCCGGCGCGCGCAGCGACGCCCTCGGCACCATCCTCGCCCTGGCCGCCGTGGCGCTGCTGGTGCCTGCCCTCGCCGCGGCCGGGACGAAGGTCGTGCCGGCCGCGGTGGTCGCCACCTCGTCCGCGCGCTTCGCGGTGACCGGCGCCGACGAGCTGGGCGCCGAGGCCATGCGCCGGCCCGCGGGGGTCGTGGGGCTCGCGCTGTGCGCGCTCGCGGTCTACGCCGCGCTGGCCCTGGCGCTCGAGGACGCGCGCGGGCGCACGGTGCTGCCCGTCGGGCGGCGCGGGGGCGGCCGGCGGGCGATCGACGGCTCGCTCGCCGATCAGCTGGCCGACGTGGCGCGGGAGGCGGGGGTGCGGCGCGGGCTGTGA
- a CDS encoding PA2169 family four-helix-bundle protein: MHLADYLGLLHRSEGELADAFRTVARGHAEEPDVFHICERLAAQCDRHAAALRPFAERYGEEQEDEPERLHSDLFGDGVRSGGLGLLRDLHDLYLMASECDISWTMIGQGAQGARDTELLAVVDACEHETATQLAWLRTRMKQAAPQALVVA, encoded by the coding sequence GTGCACCTCGCCGACTACCTCGGCCTGCTCCACCGCTCGGAGGGCGAGCTCGCCGACGCCTTCCGCACCGTCGCGCGCGGTCACGCCGAGGAGCCGGACGTGTTCCACATCTGCGAGCGCCTGGCGGCGCAGTGCGACCGCCACGCCGCGGCGCTGCGGCCGTTCGCCGAGCGCTACGGCGAGGAGCAGGAGGACGAGCCCGAGCGCCTGCACTCCGACCTGTTCGGCGACGGCGTGCGCAGCGGCGGCCTGGGCCTGCTGCGCGACCTGCACGACCTGTACCTGATGGCCAGCGAGTGCGACATCTCGTGGACGATGATCGGCCAGGGGGCGCAGGGCGCGCGCGACACCGAGCTGCTCGCCGTGGTGGACGCGTGCGAGCACGAGACGGCGACCCAGCTCGCGTGGCTGCGGACCCGGATGAAGCAGGCGGCACCCCAGGCGCTCGTCGTCGCGTGA
- a CDS encoding molybdopterin oxidoreductase family protein, whose amino-acid sequence MPDRIADPWGPRTPYARGGEWPARTDVFLEEGTREEDVERWVQTASILHSNGDAYDMAVRDGRLVGVRGRAVDRVNRGRLGPKDLFGWQANRSRDRLTRPLVREGGRLVETDWDTAMGRVVERSRELLGSGPGGWGRFGFYTSGQLFLEEYYTLGVIGKAGIGTPHMDGNTRLCTATAAAALKASFGTDGQPGSYTDVDHCDAIAVYGHNVAETQTMLWARMLDRLHGADRPALLCVDPRLTPVAREADVHLAPVSGTNLALMNGLVHELIRNGWIDERYVRASTLGFEALERLTAGYPPGRVADICRVPSDDVRAAARLLGTCSRLLSTVLQGFYQSHEATAASCAVNNIHLLRGMIGLPGAGIYQMNGQPTAQNTRETGADGDLPGMRNWDNAEHIRELAALWNVDPAIIPHWAPPTHAMQIFRYAEQGSIRLLWVSATNPAVSLPDLGRIRSILGREELFLVVQDLFLTETARLADIVLPAATWGEKLGTFTSVDRTVHISETAVEPPGEARPDLDIFLDYARRMDFRDRDGAPLVKWHDAEGAFEAWKACSRGRPCDYTGITYDMLRGGSGVQWPCTDEAPHGTERLYAGGRFNTDPDFCETYGHDLTTGAAHTEAEYRAREPRGRAFLQAHEWTPPPERTSDDYPLVLTTGRTVYHFHTRTKTGRASQLAAAAPDVWVELNAADAAALGASEGDRMRVESPRGAIEAPARISGVRPGVVFVPFHYGYWDAGDAAGPGAGAGRAANELTITAWDPVSKQPAFKVAAVRVTRLGAGDGPSPAPTTGASAPAAGVAAPATTGGAAAEARSRMEEA is encoded by the coding sequence ATGCCCGACCGGATCGCCGATCCGTGGGGTCCGCGGACGCCGTACGCCCGCGGCGGGGAGTGGCCGGCGAGGACCGACGTCTTCCTCGAGGAGGGCACGCGGGAGGAGGACGTCGAGCGCTGGGTGCAGACCGCCTCGATCCTGCACTCGAACGGCGACGCGTACGACATGGCCGTGCGGGACGGCCGCCTCGTGGGCGTGCGGGGCCGGGCGGTCGACCGGGTCAACCGCGGCCGCCTGGGCCCCAAGGACCTCTTCGGCTGGCAGGCGAACCGCTCGCGCGACCGGCTCACCCGCCCGCTGGTGCGCGAGGGCGGCCGGCTGGTGGAGACCGACTGGGACACGGCGATGGGGCGCGTGGTGGAGCGCTCGCGCGAGCTGCTCGGCAGCGGCCCGGGCGGGTGGGGGCGCTTCGGCTTCTACACCAGCGGCCAGCTCTTCCTGGAGGAGTACTACACGCTGGGCGTGATCGGGAAGGCCGGCATCGGCACGCCGCACATGGACGGCAACACCCGCCTCTGCACGGCGACCGCCGCGGCGGCGCTCAAGGCGAGCTTCGGCACCGACGGCCAGCCGGGCTCGTACACCGACGTCGACCACTGCGACGCGATCGCCGTCTACGGCCACAACGTGGCCGAGACGCAGACGATGCTCTGGGCCCGCATGCTCGACCGCCTGCACGGCGCCGACCGGCCGGCGCTGCTGTGCGTCGACCCGCGCCTGACGCCGGTCGCCCGCGAGGCCGACGTCCACCTGGCGCCGGTCAGCGGCACCAACCTCGCGCTGATGAACGGCCTCGTGCACGAGCTCATCCGCAACGGGTGGATCGACGAGCGCTACGTGCGCGCCAGCACGCTCGGCTTCGAGGCGCTCGAGCGGCTCACGGCCGGCTACCCGCCGGGCCGGGTCGCGGACATCTGCCGCGTGCCGTCGGACGACGTCCGCGCCGCGGCCCGCCTGCTCGGCACCTGCTCGCGGCTGCTGTCGACGGTGCTGCAGGGCTTCTACCAGTCACACGAGGCGACCGCGGCGTCGTGCGCGGTGAACAACATCCACCTGCTGCGGGGCATGATCGGCCTGCCGGGCGCCGGCATCTACCAGATGAACGGGCAGCCGACCGCCCAGAACACGCGCGAGACCGGCGCCGACGGCGACCTGCCCGGCATGCGCAACTGGGACAACGCCGAGCACATCCGCGAGCTGGCCGCGCTGTGGAACGTGGACCCCGCGATCATCCCGCACTGGGCCCCGCCGACCCACGCGATGCAGATCTTCCGCTACGCCGAGCAGGGCTCGATCCGGCTGCTGTGGGTGTCGGCGACCAACCCGGCCGTCTCGCTGCCCGACCTCGGCCGGATCCGGTCGATCCTCGGCAGGGAGGAGCTGTTCCTGGTCGTGCAGGACCTGTTCCTCACCGAGACCGCCCGCCTCGCCGACATCGTGCTGCCGGCGGCCACATGGGGCGAGAAGCTCGGCACCTTCACGAGCGTCGACCGCACGGTGCACATCTCCGAGACGGCCGTGGAGCCGCCCGGCGAGGCCCGGCCCGACCTGGACATCTTCCTCGACTACGCGCGGCGGATGGACTTCCGCGACCGCGACGGCGCGCCGCTGGTGAAGTGGCACGACGCGGAGGGGGCCTTCGAGGCGTGGAAGGCCTGCTCGCGGGGCCGGCCGTGCGACTACACGGGCATCACCTACGACATGCTGCGCGGCGGCAGCGGCGTGCAGTGGCCCTGCACCGACGAGGCGCCGCACGGCACGGAGCGGCTCTACGCCGGCGGGCGGTTCAACACCGACCCCGACTTCTGCGAGACGTACGGCCACGACCTGACGACCGGCGCGGCTCACACGGAGGCGGAGTACCGCGCGAGGGAGCCGCGCGGCCGGGCGTTCCTGCAGGCGCACGAGTGGACCCCGCCCCCCGAGCGCACGAGCGACGACTACCCGCTCGTGCTGACCACCGGGCGCACGGTCTACCACTTCCACACGCGCACGAAGACCGGGCGCGCGTCGCAGCTCGCGGCGGCCGCGCCGGACGTGTGGGTGGAGCTGAACGCCGCCGACGCGGCGGCGCTGGGAGCGTCGGAGGGCGACCGGATGCGGGTCGAGTCGCCGCGCGGCGCGATCGAGGCGCCCGCCCGCATCTCCGGCGTGCGCCCCGGGGTGGTCTTCGTGCCGTTCCACTACGGCTACTGGGACGCCGGCGATGCCGCCGGCCCCGGCGCCGGCGCCGGGCGGGCGGCCAACGAGCTGACCATCACGGCATGGGACCCGGTGTCGAAGCAGCCCGCCTTCAAGGTCGCCGCCGTGCGGGTGACGCGCCTGGGCGCCGGCGACGGGCCGTCGCCCGCCCCGACGACCGGCGCGTCGGCGCCGGCCGCCGGCGTCGCCGCGCCCGCCACGACGGGCGGCGCGGCCGCCGAGGCGCGGTCGAGGATGGAGGAGGCCTGA
- a CDS encoding FMN-binding glutamate synthase family protein, producing the protein MAPVPRIPDRATPGRRPRRALGVAGAALAGVVAYDLTQRKHAILRNFPVVGHLRYILEAFGPELRQYIVTGNDEERPFSRNQRRWVYATAKRQDPHFGFGTDTDWSRRPGHVLVKQAEFPLHPPPGGDPAGWPLPCAKVVGARHGRRHAFRPASAVNVSGMSFGALGSHAVEAINRGCAAAGCLHNTGEGGLSVHHQHGAELVFQIGTAYFGCRDERGRFSLPRLQEVVAENPVRAIEIKLSQGAKPGVGGLLPGAKVTPDIAAARGVPVGEDCQSPSGHTEFGDLDGLVEFIERIADATGLPVGVKSAVGEQGFWDDLARRMSDERAGPDFITIDGGEGGTGAGPLAFTDHVALPLRLALSRVYRTFAEAGIADEVVFGASGMLGLPSNALLAFAMGADLVNVGREAMLSVGCIQAQRCHTGRCPTGVATNSAWLQRGLDPVRAGERCANYLAGLRAELVRLARTCGVPHPALVDLNAIELLDGLGSLPAAKEFNYTAGWGLPSDADRDELLRLMGELATVRPEARKREIPTGRRELPRVP; encoded by the coding sequence ATGGCCCCTGTGCCCCGCATCCCGGACCGCGCGACCCCCGGGCGGCGCCCGCGCCGCGCGCTCGGCGTGGCCGGCGCCGCGCTGGCGGGGGTCGTCGCCTACGACCTCACCCAGCGCAAGCACGCCATCCTGCGCAACTTCCCGGTGGTCGGTCACCTGCGCTACATCCTCGAGGCCTTCGGGCCCGAGCTGCGCCAGTACATCGTCACGGGCAACGACGAGGAGCGGCCCTTCTCGCGCAACCAGCGGCGCTGGGTCTACGCGACCGCCAAGCGGCAGGATCCGCACTTCGGCTTCGGCACCGACACCGACTGGTCGCGGCGTCCCGGGCACGTGCTGGTCAAGCAGGCCGAGTTCCCGCTGCACCCGCCGCCCGGCGGCGACCCGGCGGGGTGGCCGCTGCCCTGTGCGAAGGTCGTGGGCGCGCGCCACGGCCGCCGCCACGCGTTCCGCCCCGCCTCCGCGGTCAACGTGTCGGGCATGAGCTTCGGCGCGCTCGGCTCGCACGCCGTCGAGGCGATCAACCGCGGCTGCGCCGCCGCGGGCTGCCTGCACAACACCGGCGAGGGCGGCCTGAGCGTCCACCACCAGCACGGGGCCGAGCTCGTCTTCCAGATCGGCACCGCCTACTTCGGCTGCCGCGACGAGCGCGGCCGGTTCAGCCTGCCGAGGCTGCAGGAGGTCGTCGCCGAGAACCCCGTGCGGGCGATCGAGATCAAGCTCAGCCAGGGCGCCAAGCCGGGCGTCGGCGGGCTGCTGCCCGGCGCGAAGGTGACCCCCGACATCGCCGCCGCCCGCGGCGTGCCGGTGGGCGAGGACTGCCAGAGCCCGTCCGGCCACACGGAGTTCGGTGACCTCGACGGCCTGGTCGAGTTCATCGAGCGCATCGCCGACGCCACCGGCCTGCCCGTCGGCGTCAAGTCGGCGGTCGGCGAGCAGGGCTTCTGGGACGACCTGGCCCGCCGGATGTCCGACGAGCGCGCCGGCCCGGACTTCATCACCATCGATGGCGGCGAGGGCGGCACCGGCGCGGGGCCGCTGGCCTTCACCGACCACGTGGCGCTGCCGCTGCGGCTGGCCCTCTCACGCGTGTACCGCACCTTCGCCGAGGCCGGCATCGCCGACGAGGTGGTGTTCGGCGCGTCGGGGATGCTGGGCCTGCCCTCCAACGCGCTGCTGGCCTTCGCGATGGGCGCCGACCTCGTCAACGTGGGTCGCGAGGCGATGCTCTCGGTGGGCTGCATCCAGGCCCAGCGCTGCCACACCGGCCGGTGCCCCACCGGCGTCGCGACCAACTCGGCCTGGCTGCAGCGCGGGCTGGACCCGGTGCGGGCCGGCGAGCGGTGCGCCAACTACCTGGCGGGCCTGCGGGCGGAGCTCGTGCGGCTGGCCCGCACCTGCGGCGTTCCCCACCCCGCCCTCGTCGACCTCAACGCGATCGAGCTGCTCGACGGCCTGGGGTCGCTGCCCGCGGCGAAGGAGTTCAACTACACGGCCGGCTGGGGCCTGCCGTCCGACGCCGACCGCGACGAGCTGCTGCGCCTGATGGGCGAGCTCGCCACCGTCCGGCCAGAGGCGCGCAAGCGGGAGATCCCCACCGGCCGGCGCGAGCTCCCCCGGGTGCCGTAG